The sequence AAGGAAGACACCTACTGCTCGCAGGCCGGCATCCCGATGGACAAGATGCCCAAGGGCGCCGACTTCAAGGCCCGCTTCAAGAAACGCTTCGACACCGATGTGCAGCTCTACGCGCCCTACAGCTACGACGCCGCCATGGCGCTGATCGAAGCCATGAAGGCGGCCGGCTCCACCGAGCCGTCCAAGTACCTGCCGGCGCTGCAGAGCCTGTCGTATGAAGGCGTGACCGGCCAGATCGCCTTTGACAAGTTCGGCGACATCAAGTCCGGCGGCACCACGCTGTTCCAGTTCAAGGACGGCAAGTGGGCCACCCTGAACTGATGCCTCGGGCGTGACCGGGAAGGCCCGCCATCCCCTGGCGGGCCTTTTCGTTTCGCGCCCCCGCCGCTCCTTCGCCTTGACTGACCCATGACGCAGATCCTCCTCTTCATCGCCGGCCTGCTCGCCCTCACCGTCGGCGCCGACGTGCTGGTGCGCGGCGCCTCCCGCCTGGCCCTGTCCTTTGGCCTGTCGCCGCTGGTGGTCGGCCTGACCATTGTCGCCTTCGGCACCAGCGCGCCGGAGATCGCCGTGGCCATCGACGCCGCGCTGGCCGGCCAGTCGGCGCTGACGCTCGGCAACGTGGTCGGCAGCAACATCTGCAACCTGTTGCTGATCCTCGGCATCGGCGCCCTGGTCACCCCGCTGTCAATCGCCGGCCAGGTCATCCGCCAGGAAGTGCCAGTCATGATCGGCGCCTCGGCGCTGGTCGTCGTGCTCGCCGCCAACGGCCTCATCGGCCAGGGCGAAGGCGCCTTGCTGGTCACCCTGCTGGTAGCCTACCTGGTGTTCCTGGTGCGCCAGTCGCGCCGCGCCTCGCGCAGCGAGCAGGCGCGCTACGGCGACCTGCCGACAACCTCGGCCGGCGGCCACTGGAGCCTCGACGTGCTCAAGGTCGCTGCCGGTCTCGCGCTGCTGGTGCTCGGCGCCGACTGGCTGGTCGACGCCGCGGTGTTCTTCGCCCGCTGGCTCGGCGTCGATGACCTGGTGATCGGCCTCACCGTGGTCGCCATCGGCACCTCGCTGCCCGAAATCGCCACCTCGGTGATGGCCGCCATCCGTGGCGAGCGCGACATGGCCATCGGCAATGCCGTCGGCAGCAATGTCTTCAACCTGCTCGGCTGCCTCGGCCTGGCCGGGCTGATCGCCCCGACCGGCCTGCCGGTGCCGGCCGCGGCGCTGGATTTCGACCTGTGGGTGATGCTCGCCGTGGCCGTCGCCTGCCTGCCGGTCTTCCTCGTGCGCCGCGAAATCGCCCGCTGGGAGGGCGCGGTGTTCATCGCCTACTACGCCGCCTATGTCGTCTACCTGGTGCTCGACGCCACCGGCAGCGGCGCCCTGAAGACCTTCACCACCGCCATGCTCGGATTCGTCATGCCATTGTCCTTGGTGACGCTGGTCGCCGTCACCGTGCGCCAGCGCCGCAACGGCCGGACCCGTTGAGAACGTGTGAAGAAATCGTAGCGAGCAGGGCCGAGTGCAAGGCCGCATTTGGCAACTACGCGAGCGAACGACGAGACATATCAAATGGATAGGCGAGGCGTGAGCGAGTGAGCAACGCAGCAATCGGCACGCGCAGTCGATTTATTCACCAGTTCTGAGCGCCGCCGACGGGTAGACTGTCGGCGCCGCCGCTGCGGCCTGTTTTCGGAGTTGCACCATGGATGCCCTGTGGATCCTGCTGTTATTGATTGGCATATCGAGCCTGTTTTCGCTGACTGAAATGGCGCTGGCCTCGGCGCGCAAGGCGCGCCTGCACCAGATGCGCGAGGCGGGCGACACCCGCGCCGCACTCGCCCTGGCGATCAAGGAAACCCCCAGCCACTTCCTCGCCGCCACCCAGACCGGCATCACCGCCGCCTCGCTGATGGCCGGCATCTTCGGCGAGTCGGCGATGAAGACCGGGCTGGAGTCGGCCGTCGTCGAGCTCACCCCCTGGGCCGCCGACTGGGCCGGGCAGATCGCCCTGGCCACCACCATCATCATCGTCACCGCGGCCTCCATCGTGTTCGGCGAGATCGTGCCCAAGCGCATCGCCATCGCCGACCCGGAGCGCGTGGCGGTGCTCACCGCCCCCTTCATGCACCTGTTCATCCGCGTCATGTCGCCGGCCATCCGCTTCCTGTCGTGGTCGGCCGACCTGGTGCTGCGCGCCCTGCCCTTCCGTGCCGCGCCCGCGCTACCCGGCGTCGAAGACATCCTCGCCTATGTGGACGAGAGCGAACGCTCCGGCGCCATCGGCCCGGAAGAGAGCCATCTGCTGGGCAATGTGTTCCGGCTCGACGACCGTCGCGTCGGTGCGGTGATGACCCCGGCCGTCGATGTCACCCTCCTCGACCTGCAGTGGCCGCGCGAGGAGAACCTGCGCTGCCTGCGCGAGAGCCACCTGTCGCGCTTCCCGATCTGCAAGGGTGGGCTGCAGAACGTGATCGGCGTGGCCGAGAGCCGCGACCTGCTGCAGGCCGCGCTGACCGGCGACATCGACTTCGGCGAAATGCCGATGACCCCGCCGCTGTTCGTGCCCAGCGTGCTGACCCTGATCGACCTGCTGCGCCAGTTCCGCGCCCACCGCAGCTCCTTCGCCTTCGTGGTCAATGAATTCGGCCAGACCGAAGGCATCGTCACCCTCTACGATCTGCTGCAGACCGTGGTCGGCGACATGAGCCCGACCGCCGACGACCCCGACGAGGCCCTCGCCGTGCGCCGGCCCGACGGCTCCTG comes from Denitromonas sp. and encodes:
- a CDS encoding calcium/sodium antiporter is translated as MTQILLFIAGLLALTVGADVLVRGASRLALSFGLSPLVVGLTIVAFGTSAPEIAVAIDAALAGQSALTLGNVVGSNICNLLLILGIGALVTPLSIAGQVIRQEVPVMIGASALVVVLAANGLIGQGEGALLVTLLVAYLVFLVRQSRRASRSEQARYGDLPTTSAGGHWSLDVLKVAAGLALLVLGADWLVDAAVFFARWLGVDDLVIGLTVVAIGTSLPEIATSVMAAIRGERDMAIGNAVGSNVFNLLGCLGLAGLIAPTGLPVPAAALDFDLWVMLAVAVACLPVFLVRREIARWEGAVFIAYYAAYVVYLVLDATGSGALKTFTTAMLGFVMPLSLVTLVAVTVRQRRNGRTR
- a CDS encoding hemolysin family protein, which encodes MDALWILLLLIGISSLFSLTEMALASARKARLHQMREAGDTRAALALAIKETPSHFLAATQTGITAASLMAGIFGESAMKTGLESAVVELTPWAADWAGQIALATTIIIVTAASIVFGEIVPKRIAIADPERVAVLTAPFMHLFIRVMSPAIRFLSWSADLVLRALPFRAAPALPGVEDILAYVDESERSGAIGPEESHLLGNVFRLDDRRVGAVMTPAVDVTLLDLQWPREENLRCLRESHLSRFPICKGGLQNVIGVAESRDLLQAALTGDIDFGEMPMTPPLFVPSVLTLIDLLRQFRAHRSSFAFVVNEFGQTEGIVTLYDLLQTVVGDMSPTADDPDEALAVRRPDGSWLLDGLLPLDEMKEKLGIRHLPDESLGNYHTVGGFVLAILGRIPKKSERFTCDDWAFEVMDVDKNRVDQVLASRTEITTL